The genomic region TTGCGAGATGCCCTCCCGCTGTTGTTTGCCCTGATCCTCCAGGTTCCTCCACTCTACGGTGCGAGACTCTGGCGATGTGGCGGATTTCCTGTCCCGATTATAATAAAGCCGCCCTAAAGTGCGGGGCTTGCATCCCATTTCTTTGGTCAAGGTGAGCAAAATCAAGTAGGTACAAGCAAATTCAGATACCTAAAAAATATGCCAGAAAGCCTGAAAACCCGTTAGTTCATCCCACAAGTCACTTAACTTTTGTTTATAATAGACTTAGCAACAAAAAATATCGCATTTGCGTTGAACGTTAAATTGTCCTAGGGATCGTCTAAATTAGCCATAGGTTTTGTGGAAGTGCATTGTCAAGGATTGCCTGTGTTAAGTTCTCCCTCTCCGGCCACCTCTGAACCAATCCGCTCCCTAGATGGGGCTATTGAACGCTGCCAGGCCTTAGGAATGCGCTTAAGTCGGCAACGGCGGGCAATTTTAGAACTGCTCTGGGAGTGCCAAGAACATCTCTCGGCCCGGCAAATTTATGATCGCCTCAATCGGCAGGGGAAGGATATTGGCCACACCTCGGTTTATCAAAATCTAGAAGCACTCTCTGAACAGGGGATTATTGAATGTGTGGAGCGGGCTGATGGGCGATTGTACGGCAATATTAGTGATACCCACAGCCATGTCAATTGCTTAGATACGGACAAAATCCTCGATGTCCATGTGCAACTCCCACCAGAACTCCTCGCTACTATTGAGGCCAAAACGGGGGTTAAAATCACCAGTTACCGGATTGATTTTTACGGTTACGAGTTAGCCAGTTAGATCGCAGTTGTCTCTCTCAAGGCTTGATTAATTCAACGGCATCACGATCATCGGTAGATTGGAGCCAAACTTTGACCGCTTCCTCCCGTGCTGTGGGTAAGGTTTTGCCGATAAAGTCTGGATGGATGGGTAACTCCCGATGTCCCCGATCCACCAACACCAGCAACCAAGTTAACTGGGGTCGCCCATAATCATGAACTGCATTTAAGGCAGCCCGAATCGTCCGGCCACTAAAGATCACATCATCAACCAGGATGACTAATTTACCGGATAAATCTACAGGAATTTGGGTGCGTTGGGGGGTGCGAGGGCCAATTCGATCTAAATCATCTCGGTAAAAGGTAATATCCAGTTCTCCCACGGGCAGGGTTATGCTTTCTAATTGTGCGATTTGACGGGCTAACTGGTGGGCTAAGGGAATTCCGCGAGTATGAATCCCCAAGAGCACGACATCCCCCAAGCGTCCCTTGGCTTTCTCAATAATTTGGCAGGCCAAGCGGGTTAATGTGCGGCGGAGATCATCAGCACCAAGGATTTCAATCGTTTCGGTTGCCATTGTACGCAGGCCTGGAAAAGGGGTCTTATTTGTTTGAGGTGATCTTAGACCAGTTTGGTCAGTTCTGACTCTTTCTGATACAGGGTGATCTCACCAATATCCACGGCCGCAGAAAGGCTTAAAATCCAAGCTACTGCTGAGATAATATCTGCCAAGGGAATCGGGACTTGGGCCTGGAATCTTCCGGCGGCAATATCTTCTAGAACTTCTGGGGTGGCGATGTTGCCTGGATTAATAACTGTGATGCCAATTTTCTCGGAAGCTAAAGCAATTCGTAGGGCCTGGGCCGCTCCCCTTAGGCCAAACTTGGAGGCGGTGTTAGCAACTTCAATAGTGGCACAGTGATCCAGGCCCGATAAGGCACCGATAAAGATCGCCCTAGGGTTATGGGACTGCCTAAGATTGGGGATCAGCTGCTTCGTCAACTCAATGGGGGCAATGGTATTGACCGCAATAACGTAACGGGTTTCGGCATCAGGGCTATGGATGAAATCGTATTGATTCGTAAAGGCCTGTTGCTCCCAGGTTCCCCCCATAAATAACAGTGCATCAACGGGGGTATTGCCAATCTCCGCAACAACTGATGTGATCCCTGTAGCTGTGGAGATATCCCCTTGAATCCATCGGCCAACAGTGGACTGACTTCTGGAGATGCAAACAACATCATCCCCCCGCTGGACAAAATATTCTGCCACGGCTGCACCAATGCCCCGACTGGCTCCAATCACAAGAATTTTTCGCTTTACCGAAGATGCATCCATAGAGTCTTATATCCCTGACTAAACAAGTGTGCCAAAGATGTTGATTTCCCTCAATGAGTTGATTTCAAAACTCTCGCATTTGTTTATCTAAATTTACAATTGAAGATACCAAAGTCAGACTGGGTAACGATTTGTATGATTCCGTAATTGTACGGATGTTGTTTAGATTGTAGCCACCAATACTAGAAGTTAATGAGGGGATCGTTGATCGAGATCACAAGTTTTTCTGATACTGATCACCTTTGGATCATGATTTCGCTTTCCTCTGGCCGCCCTGTTGTGAGTAATGTTTATTTAATAATCATCAAGGTATTTTAAGAAGTATTTCTGCTTGGTAACTATTTTTTCGGTCTTGGCCAATGCTAGGAAGGTTCACTACTCATGAAAAAGTTAGCCCCTGTTACGGTGTACTACATTCGGAAGCTTCTCCGGAAAGAACAAGGCAGCTTGAAATGTATCGTTGTGGATGGGGCTTGTTTGGCAGCTAATCCGGAGGCTGACCTTAATGCAGTTCTAGAAAGCTTATACCTGGATGCAGAAGAGATTGCGGAGGAAGTACTCCATCTAGAAACACTGGTAATGTCCCATCAGATGATTGGCGAAAACGGGCCTGCTGGACAGTTACAAAAAGTTGAAGCAGAAATCTTTTGGGTTTTGGGACTTAAGAAAATTGCCCTGAGTTCTGAGCAATCCGGGCCTGGGACAAGGGTGGGTATAGGTATGACGGCCTTTAGCTATTAAGAGTCTTTGGGGGATAATGCAGAGGTTGTTTGGTTATTGGTTGACTCCATGGCCGTTTCACCCCCAACTGCTGAAGAACTCTATCACCAGGCCCAGACCGCCTTTGAACGGGGGCGTTATGGGGAATCTATTCAAACCTTGACCCAGGCCATTGCCTTAGTCGAAACCAATACAGCCCTAGAAGGAGAGATTAAAACCTGGCTGGTGACGGCCTATGAAGCTGCGGGTGAGAATCAACGGGCCCGAGAACTGTGTCAGCAACTTCAGCAACATCCCCATCGGGAAACCCGTAAACAAAACCGCAGACTGATGGGAATTTTATCGGCCCCCCGCCTGATACGACATTCGGAGTGGCTAACAGAAATCCCGGATTTAACCCAAGTGAGTGAAAAACGGGAAAAAACCTATGCCCGCTATGAATCTAGCTCAAAGGTAGCCCCACCGAAACCCGTTGATTTGAGTCCCGATCCCTATCAAGATGTTCAGCCAGATTTGGGATTTGTTTGGGTCGTGTTGGCGGGATTGATGTTAGGCATTGGGGCCTGGGCCTGGTGGGGGTAATTGGAGATGAGCAAACTTTAGAAGGAAACACAGGTTTGTTGATCAACTCGGATGACGGATTCTTGTTGAAACTTGATTTTGTAGGTGGTGCGGATAGCCTCAATGGCCTGGTGATTGAGATTATTGCCTGGGTGGAAGATCATCAGAATTTGAGCTTCTTCTTGAAGAATATTGCCCGTTGCGTCTTGATACTGTCCTGCGGCTGGAATCACAGTAAAGCCACTTTTGAAGCGGGGCGTGACTTCAGTTTCTAAAAAGCCTTTGAACTCGGCTGGGGTAATCAGACTCCCATTGGGGCGTGAGAGACCAAAAAATAGCTCGGTGCGTTGCCAGGCCAGACCGGGGTGTTGTTGAGGACATCCAAAACTGTTCTGATTTGTTTCTGATCGGGTTAGGGGAGTTTCCCAGGCCTGGGTGGGAGCAATAAAACTCGAAATAATCAAATAAATGGTGGTAATGCTCAGGTGTTTGTAATTCATAACCGGATGAATGCTTAAGGATAATGTCCTTGTAAATACTCCAGCCAAAAGTCTAGTAATCGCTCAATGCAAAATAAACATAACCCTAGGTCTGACTGACTAATCACCGCTGGACGACGGCAGGC from Pseudocalidococcus azoricus BACA0444 harbors:
- a CDS encoding Fur family transcriptional regulator; its protein translation is MLSSPSPATSEPIRSLDGAIERCQALGMRLSRQRRAILELLWECQEHLSARQIYDRLNRQGKDIGHTSVYQNLEALSEQGIIECVERADGRLYGNISDTHSHVNCLDTDKILDVHVQLPPELLATIEAKTGVKITSYRIDFYGYELAS
- the pyrR gene encoding bifunctional pyr operon transcriptional regulator/uracil phosphoribosyltransferase PyrR; its protein translation is MATETIEILGADDLRRTLTRLACQIIEKAKGRLGDVVLLGIHTRGIPLAHQLARQIAQLESITLPVGELDITFYRDDLDRIGPRTPQRTQIPVDLSGKLVILVDDVIFSGRTIRAALNAVHDYGRPQLTWLLVLVDRGHRELPIHPDFIGKTLPTAREEAVKVWLQSTDDRDAVELIKP
- a CDS encoding SDR family oxidoreductase, yielding MDASSVKRKILVIGASRGIGAAVAEYFVQRGDDVVCISRSQSTVGRWIQGDISTATGITSVVAEIGNTPVDALLFMGGTWEQQAFTNQYDFIHSPDAETRYVIAVNTIAPIELTKQLIPNLRQSHNPRAIFIGALSGLDHCATIEVANTASKFGLRGAAQALRIALASEKIGITVINPGNIATPEVLEDIAAGRFQAQVPIPLADIISAVAWILSLSAAVDIGEITLYQKESELTKLV
- a CDS encoding DUF3574 domain-containing protein; translated protein: MNYKHLSITTIYLIISSFIAPTQAWETPLTRSETNQNSFGCPQQHPGLAWQRTELFFGLSRPNGSLITPAEFKGFLETEVTPRFKSGFTVIPAAGQYQDATGNILQEEAQILMIFHPGNNLNHQAIEAIRTTYKIKFQQESVIRVDQQTCVSF